The proteins below are encoded in one region of Nitrosomonas ureae:
- the murC gene encoding UDP-N-acetylmuramate--L-alanine ligase: MRHKVKHIHFVGIGGAGMSGIAEVFVNMKYQVSGSDLMDNPVTQRLAKLGIKIYVGHAGEQVKGANVVVTSTAVKSDNPEVIAAKNRNIPVVPRALMLAELLRLRTGIAIAGAHGKTTTTSLIASILAAADMDPTFVIGGKLEAAGCHAKLGSGEFIVVEADESDASFLYLQPVLAVVTNIDADHMETYGYDFNKLKQTFVEFLQHLPFYGMAVVCIDDANIREVMPAITKPITTYGMSEDAQVRATNIQHSNHQMKFTAVIGVNGSARRLDITLNLPGLHNIQNALAAIAVANEICVPDAAIVKALAEFKGVERRFQQFGEIRLSMQKSFTLIDDYGHHPAEMEATMKAARGAFPGRRLIVAFQPHRYTRTRDVFEDFTRVLSQADVLLLTEVYPAGEDPIVAADSKSLARSIRVLGKVEPIYIEDIDDLSIAILDAVQNNDIVLVMGAGSVAKVAPHIAQMESKLIVVNGNDY; the protein is encoded by the coding sequence ATGAGGCATAAAGTCAAACACATTCATTTTGTCGGTATTGGCGGTGCAGGCATGAGCGGGATTGCCGAAGTATTCGTTAATATGAAATATCAAGTCAGTGGCTCCGATTTGATGGATAACCCAGTGACTCAGCGTTTGGCCAAGCTCGGCATAAAGATTTATGTGGGTCACGCGGGTGAGCAAGTTAAAGGCGCAAACGTTGTAGTTACTTCAACTGCAGTCAAATCCGATAATCCTGAAGTGATCGCGGCCAAAAACAGAAATATCCCCGTGGTTCCACGTGCCTTGATGCTGGCAGAATTGCTGAGATTGCGCACAGGTATAGCGATAGCGGGTGCGCACGGGAAAACCACCACGACCAGTTTAATTGCAAGTATTCTGGCAGCGGCTGATATGGATCCCACATTTGTTATCGGGGGAAAGCTCGAGGCGGCAGGTTGTCATGCCAAATTGGGTAGCGGTGAGTTTATTGTTGTCGAAGCGGATGAATCCGATGCTTCGTTTTTGTATCTACAGCCGGTACTTGCAGTTGTGACAAATATCGATGCAGACCATATGGAAACATATGGTTATGATTTTAATAAATTAAAGCAAACGTTTGTGGAATTTCTGCAGCATTTACCTTTTTATGGGATGGCAGTGGTTTGTATCGATGACGCCAATATACGCGAGGTAATGCCTGCAATTACAAAACCCATTACTACCTACGGCATGTCTGAAGATGCGCAAGTTCGCGCTACCAATATCCAGCATAGCAATCATCAAATGAAATTTACTGCAGTAATCGGCGTAAATGGCTCTGCCCGCAGACTGGATATCACGCTGAATTTGCCCGGATTGCATAATATACAGAACGCCTTGGCAGCGATTGCGGTCGCCAATGAAATTTGTGTGCCTGATGCCGCCATAGTCAAGGCATTAGCGGAATTCAAGGGTGTGGAGAGACGCTTTCAACAGTTTGGAGAAATTAGATTATCAATGCAGAAGAGCTTTACATTGATTGATGATTACGGTCACCACCCGGCGGAAATGGAAGCAACCATGAAAGCAGCGCGAGGTGCCTTTCCGGGCAGGCGTTTAATCGTTGCGTTTCAACCACATCGCTACACGCGGACACGGGATGTGTTTGAGGATTTTACTAGAGTTTTGTCACAAGCTGATGTGCTGCTGTTAACAGAAGTGTATCCCGCAGGCGAAGACCCCATTGTTGCCGCTGATAGTAAATCCTTAGCCCGTTCAATCCGGGTGCTGGGAAAAGTGGAACCTATTTATATTGAAGATATTGATGATTTGTCAATCGCCATTCTCGATGCTGTGCAGAATAACGATATCGTTCTGGTGATGGGAGCAGGCTCAGTAGCAAAGGTGGCTCCACATATTGCGCAAATGGAAAGCAAGTTAATAGTAGTCAATGGTAATGATTATTGA
- the murG gene encoding undecaprenyldiphospho-muramoylpentapeptide beta-N-acetylglucosaminyltransferase: MIKQTILIMAGGTGGHVFPGLAVADYLRQMGWHVVWLGTEAGMELKLVPQRGYDTEVISFSGLRGKSLVTWLMLPLRLIRAFLQSIKIIRSVKPDVVLGMGGYPAFPGAMMASLLNKPLIIHEQNSVPGLTNKILAKLADRVFLGFPDAILNNKKKSIYSGNPVRTEIMLIEEPEKRFSGRQGKLNLLIVGGSLGAQILNTIVPEALKLMPENLRPRIVHQAGITQFKLVQQAYTDLQMDVEVVAFIDDMASRYAACDLVLCRAGALTVAELSIAGVASILVPYPHAVDDHQTWNARFLSDHGAAVLIHQSNLTAKKLADLLADLSREKLLEMAITARSRSKPEATRVVAEACIELSGALNEA, translated from the coding sequence ATGATTAAACAGACTATTTTGATCATGGCGGGCGGCACGGGAGGTCATGTTTTTCCGGGATTGGCAGTCGCTGATTATCTGAGACAAATGGGCTGGCACGTGGTATGGCTTGGAACCGAAGCGGGCATGGAATTAAAGCTGGTGCCGCAGCGAGGCTACGACACTGAGGTGATCAGTTTTTCAGGGCTGCGCGGCAAGAGCCTGGTTACTTGGCTAATGCTCCCGCTGCGTTTGATAAGGGCATTTCTGCAAAGTATCAAAATCATTAGAAGCGTTAAGCCTGACGTGGTTCTGGGAATGGGGGGATATCCCGCTTTTCCGGGTGCTATGATGGCATCGCTATTGAATAAACCGTTGATCATACATGAGCAGAATTCGGTACCCGGTTTAACCAATAAAATTTTGGCAAAACTGGCGGATAGGGTTTTTTTGGGCTTTCCGGATGCAATCTTGAATAACAAAAAGAAATCCATTTATTCAGGCAATCCCGTGCGTACTGAGATTATGTTGATAGAAGAGCCTGAGAAACGATTTTCGGGCAGGCAGGGAAAATTGAATTTGTTGATTGTAGGCGGTAGCCTGGGTGCTCAAATATTAAACACCATTGTGCCGGAGGCGCTGAAATTAATGCCTGAAAATCTCCGTCCACGGATTGTTCATCAGGCTGGTATAACGCAATTTAAGCTGGTTCAGCAGGCATATACCGATCTGCAGATGGATGTCGAAGTCGTTGCGTTTATTGATGACATGGCCAGCCGTTATGCGGCGTGTGATTTAGTATTGTGCCGTGCGGGCGCATTGACGGTCGCAGAATTAAGTATAGCCGGAGTGGCCAGTATTTTAGTGCCCTATCCACACGCGGTTGATGATCATCAAACCTGGAATGCGCGATTCCTGTCCGATCACGGAGCTGCTGTATTAATTCATCAGAGCAATTTGACCGCGAAGAAATTGGCGGATTTGTTAGCGGATTTGTCGCGGGAGAAATTACTCGAGATGGCGATAACGGCTCGCAGCCGATCAAAACCGGAAGCAACCCGGGTTGTAGCTGAGGCATGCATTGAATTAAGTGGAGCGCTGAATGAGGCATAA
- the ftsW gene encoding putative lipid II flippase FtsW, with product MIYQAINQKPRIMADFDQALVWSALLLLSIGLVMVYSASIAIAEAQFGPDRAGYYLWRHSAYLVLGLILGLIAFQVPMQVWQKYIVYLFMIGVLLLILVLVPGIGHEVNGSQRWISLYVVNIQPSEYMKLFMVLYAADYVNRKAADLNSLQKGFLPITVILSIVGSLLLLEPDFGAFFVVSVLAMSILFLGGASLKIFIGLIGILALGLYELIIRSDYRLSRVIAFMDPWADPYGKGYQLSHALIAFGRGEWLGVGLGGSVEKLFYLPEAHTDFLLSVLAEELGFVGVAVVIILFMWLIARAFVIGRLAAKLENSFSALVAQGIGIWIGVQVLINMGVNMGVLPTKGLTLPLLSYGGSSITASCLALAVLLRIDWENRRRLRGLPA from the coding sequence ATGATTTATCAGGCAATCAATCAAAAACCGAGGATCATGGCCGATTTTGATCAGGCTTTAGTGTGGTCTGCTCTGCTGTTGCTGAGTATTGGCTTGGTCATGGTTTACTCTGCTTCGATTGCAATTGCAGAGGCTCAGTTTGGGCCTGATCGTGCCGGCTACTATTTATGGCGGCACAGTGCTTATCTGGTGCTGGGGCTGATCTTGGGATTGATTGCTTTTCAAGTGCCCATGCAGGTATGGCAGAAATACATCGTATATCTATTTATGATCGGTGTTTTATTGCTGATACTGGTTCTGGTGCCCGGTATTGGGCATGAAGTCAATGGTAGTCAGCGCTGGATATCACTGTATGTGGTAAATATTCAGCCCTCTGAATATATGAAGTTATTCATGGTGTTATATGCTGCTGATTATGTGAATCGCAAAGCGGCTGATCTGAATTCCTTGCAAAAAGGGTTTCTTCCCATAACCGTCATATTATCCATAGTAGGGTCTTTATTGTTGCTGGAGCCGGATTTCGGGGCTTTTTTTGTAGTGTCTGTCTTAGCCATGTCAATTCTTTTTCTGGGGGGGGCTAGCTTAAAAATTTTTATCGGACTAATCGGTATTCTGGCGCTGGGCTTATATGAATTAATCATAAGATCAGACTATCGATTAAGCCGGGTAATTGCATTTATGGATCCTTGGGCTGATCCGTATGGTAAAGGTTACCAGTTAAGTCACGCCCTGATTGCGTTTGGCCGCGGTGAGTGGCTCGGTGTAGGTTTAGGCGGCAGTGTGGAAAAACTGTTTTATCTACCTGAGGCGCATACCGATTTCTTGCTTTCCGTGCTGGCAGAGGAGCTTGGGTTTGTTGGCGTTGCCGTGGTAATCATTTTATTTATGTGGCTTATCGCGCGCGCATTTGTTATTGGCCGACTGGCGGCAAAACTGGAAAATTCATTCTCAGCATTGGTGGCACAGGGGATCGGTATCTGGATTGGTGTGCAAGTGCTGATCAATATGGGCGTCAATATGGGTGTTTTACCTACAAAAGGGCTAACGCTGCCCTTGCTAAGCTATGGCGGTAGTAGTATTACCGCGAGTTGCCTTGCTTTGGCAGTGTTGTTACGAATTGATTGGGAAAACCGTCGGCGTTTGCGAGGACTTCCCGCATGA